The following proteins are co-located in the Spirosoma montaniterrae genome:
- a CDS encoding DUF1501 domain-containing protein has translation MNRRDFLATASAAVSPVVLDGFGLKAIGRQAMLVQSLLETSALNTDRVLVIVYLNGGNDGLNTVIPLDQLSQYNNLRSNIAIPQNRILSLNGNPDTGLHPAMTGLRNLYNDGKLTIVQSVSYPDPDQSHVRSTDIWMTGVDASQLGTTGWAGRYLDNRFPDYPSSYPNPQMDHPLAIQIGYLTSTALLGPQQSMAIALNDPESFYALVGSGDPPSPGGTHSHEVGQLITYVRKQQLLAVGYANEIKQAADAGRNLATYPEGYEKNYLADQLKIVARLIHGGLKTKIYFVSLSGFDTHSGQVDSVDTTQGEHATLLGKLSIAIDTFQRDLQLQGTHERVIGMTFSEFGRRADSNNSKGTDHGVAAPLFVFGTGVKHQTIGQNPDLTNLIDRWGSKDIPMQIDFRRVYTDVLNGWFGTAPATTDTVLYRNFPTISLFSNVVETVASGHWRDSSRWTVGRVPFASEYVKINAGHTMTVDRNITVRNIQLNGKLTYIGPYSIRITG, from the coding sequence ATGAACCGAAGAGACTTTTTAGCGACCGCATCGGCAGCCGTATCGCCCGTTGTACTCGATGGCTTCGGGCTGAAAGCCATTGGCCGACAGGCTATGCTCGTACAGTCATTGCTCGAAACGTCGGCTCTGAACACCGACCGCGTGTTGGTAATCGTGTACCTCAACGGCGGCAACGACGGCCTGAATACCGTGATTCCGCTCGACCAGTTGTCGCAGTACAACAACCTGCGCAGTAATATTGCTATTCCGCAAAACCGGATTTTGTCCCTCAACGGCAATCCGGACACAGGGCTTCATCCGGCCATGACGGGGCTGCGAAATCTCTACAACGATGGTAAACTAACCATTGTCCAGTCGGTGTCGTATCCCGATCCCGACCAGTCGCACGTGCGCTCGACAGATATTTGGATGACGGGCGTCGATGCCAGTCAACTTGGCACAACGGGCTGGGCCGGGCGGTATCTCGACAACAGGTTCCCCGATTATCCCAGTAGCTACCCTAATCCGCAGATGGATCATCCGCTGGCGATTCAGATCGGGTACTTAACCTCAACGGCTCTGCTCGGTCCGCAACAGTCGATGGCAATTGCGCTGAACGACCCCGAAAGTTTTTACGCCTTAGTTGGTTCGGGTGATCCACCGTCGCCCGGCGGGACGCACAGCCATGAGGTAGGCCAACTGATTACTTACGTTCGTAAACAGCAACTGCTGGCAGTGGGCTATGCCAACGAGATCAAGCAAGCTGCTGACGCAGGCCGGAATCTGGCGACATACCCCGAAGGCTACGAAAAAAACTACCTCGCCGATCAGTTGAAGATTGTGGCCCGGCTAATTCATGGCGGGCTAAAAACCAAAATCTACTTTGTCTCCCTTTCGGGCTTCGATACGCATTCTGGTCAGGTCGATAGTGTCGATACAACCCAGGGCGAACACGCCACGCTGCTTGGCAAGCTGTCGATAGCCATCGATACGTTTCAGCGGGATTTACAGCTACAAGGCACACACGAACGGGTGATTGGCATGACGTTCTCGGAGTTTGGTCGCCGGGCCGATTCCAACAATTCCAAAGGTACTGACCACGGCGTTGCGGCCCCGTTATTTGTTTTCGGCACGGGCGTGAAGCACCAGACCATCGGCCAGAATCCCGACCTGACAAACCTGATCGACCGCTGGGGCAGTAAAGACATTCCGATGCAGATCGACTTCCGGCGCGTTTATACCGACGTACTGAACGGCTGGTTTGGCACCGCCCCAGCCACCACCGACACTGTATTGTACCGCAATTTTCCGACGATTTCGCTGTTTTCCAACGTGGTCGAAACGGTGGCGTCGGGCCACTGGCGCGATAGCAGTCGCTGGACCGTTGGGCGGGTGCCGTTTGCCAGCGAATACGTGAAAATCAACGCCGGGCATACCATGACCGTTGACCGTAATATCACCGTGCGCAACATCCAGCTTAACGGAAAACTGACTTACATCGGGCCATATTCTATTCGGATAACCGGATAA
- a CDS encoding TlpA disulfide reductase family protein, producing MKNYLLLIFVFLGSPSRAQFRYSPATPQVGQTVSFTYSPQGTPLAADSLIEGRHVRYGAPSTMHLSRPTSVTLVRQGNDFVGEVRAPKADVAGLAFLFRNPQQPQRVDLNKGKLYVVPVCDENGQSLPHATGGQASVFMRTGFLYEAGSRPDPNWVVALYEQELKQHPDLRPLYWSDYYAALIKQKKPGYGPTVKAGIESYLSSRQPPTPAEFMTAAQLYESMGDFPKAKQLRERQKTADPGGSLVQKDRAMAVRNEPDWTKKKAAYQAYAREFPTSSQLPALSILMADSYYKNNDINGLVAFVEKLPPTQIDVLMLSTIAFKMADEQRALPDAERIIRRAIAVQQLQSKPGNLTPTAWATEQQTRQRQLMNTLARTLEQQGKFADAYTAYQSVINLDEAENSDPRTNERYFLCALRTNHAADARPMAEAAISTGRATTRLKAALREWYARQPGQTPAKADAYIADLEADLMADKRDELREKLIDEPAPAFALTDLLGRTISSTAFKGKVIVLDFWATWCGPCVASFPAMQQAQARFQSDPNVRFLFVNTREGGPLSRVHNFMERNPYPFVVPLDTQQRVANAYKVKGIPTKVVIGPNGRVRYRSVGYNGSPEATVEELALIVEMLK from the coding sequence ATGAAAAACTATCTTTTGCTCATCTTCGTTTTTTTGGGATCTCCCTCACGGGCGCAGTTCCGCTATTCTCCGGCAACTCCGCAGGTAGGCCAAACGGTTTCGTTCACGTATTCGCCACAGGGTACGCCCTTAGCCGCCGATAGTCTTATCGAAGGTCGCCATGTGCGGTATGGTGCGCCCTCGACCATGCATCTGAGCCGCCCGACTTCGGTTACGCTGGTGCGGCAGGGCAATGATTTCGTGGGCGAGGTGCGCGCACCGAAAGCCGACGTAGCCGGATTGGCATTCCTGTTCCGTAACCCGCAGCAGCCGCAACGCGTTGACCTCAATAAAGGCAAACTTTACGTTGTGCCCGTCTGCGATGAAAACGGTCAATCCCTGCCCCATGCTACGGGCGGTCAGGCGTCGGTGTTTATGCGAACAGGATTTTTGTACGAAGCAGGCAGCCGGCCCGACCCGAACTGGGTGGTAGCCCTGTATGAGCAGGAGTTAAAACAACACCCCGACCTGCGCCCGCTCTACTGGTCGGACTATTACGCGGCCTTGATTAAACAGAAAAAACCGGGCTACGGGCCAACGGTGAAAGCGGGTATCGAGTCGTATCTATCGTCGCGTCAGCCGCCTACGCCTGCTGAGTTCATGACGGCTGCGCAACTCTACGAAAGCATGGGCGATTTTCCCAAGGCCAAACAACTGCGCGAACGACAAAAAACCGCCGACCCTGGCGGCTCGTTAGTGCAGAAAGACCGGGCAATGGCTGTGCGGAACGAACCCGACTGGACGAAGAAGAAAGCGGCTTATCAGGCATATGCCCGCGAGTTTCCAACCTCGTCGCAGCTACCCGCGCTGAGTATTCTGATGGCCGATAGCTATTACAAAAACAACGACATAAACGGCTTGGTGGCGTTTGTGGAAAAACTACCGCCCACACAAATCGACGTGTTGATGCTGAGCACGATAGCCTTTAAAATGGCCGATGAGCAACGCGCCCTGCCCGACGCCGAGCGCATCATCCGCCGGGCTATTGCTGTGCAGCAACTTCAGTCTAAACCCGGTAACTTAACCCCAACTGCCTGGGCTACTGAGCAGCAAACCCGGCAGCGGCAGTTGATGAATACGCTGGCCCGAACGCTCGAACAGCAGGGTAAATTTGCCGATGCCTACACTGCTTATCAATCGGTCATAAACCTCGACGAAGCCGAAAACAGCGACCCACGCACCAACGAGCGGTATTTTCTGTGCGCCCTCCGCACGAACCATGCCGCCGACGCCCGCCCAATGGCCGAAGCCGCTATTAGCACGGGCCGCGCGACTACCCGCCTAAAAGCCGCTCTGCGTGAGTGGTATGCCCGGCAACCCGGCCAAACCCCCGCTAAAGCCGACGCCTACATTGCCGACCTCGAAGCCGATCTCATGGCCGATAAGCGCGACGAACTCCGCGAAAAACTCATCGATGAACCCGCTCCTGCCTTCGCGCTGACCGATTTGCTGGGACGCACCATTTCATCAACGGCTTTCAAGGGCAAAGTAATCGTGCTCGATTTCTGGGCAACGTGGTGCGGGCCGTGTGTGGCATCGTTCCCGGCCATGCAACAGGCGCAGGCTCGCTTTCAGAGCGACCCGAACGTACGGTTTCTGTTCGTAAATACCCGCGAGGGTGGGCCGCTCTCACGGGTTCACAACTTCATGGAACGCAACCCCTACCCGTTTGTGGTGCCACTCGATACACAGCAGCGCGTTGCCAACGCTTACAAAGTGAAGGGCATTCCAACCAAAGTCGTTATCGGCCCAAACGGACGCGTTCGGTATCGTTCCGTCGGCTACAACGGCAGCCCCGAAGCCACGGTCGAAGAACTGGCACTAATAGTGGAAATGCTCAAGTAG
- a CDS encoding crotonase/enoyl-CoA hydratase family protein yields the protein MEQTYQSLSLHQTDGVMTVTLLGPGKGNAMGPEFWDELPRAMDAINQMPDVRCIVFRGSGDHFSYGLNVGQMMPRLAAMTTGTVLAAKRAELMAQIRFMQSGFQKMHISPKPVIAAVHGWCIGGGVNMIAAADIRLCSRDAKFSLREAKLAITPDIGGLQWLPTIIGQGLTREMAFTGADYDAAFAERTGLVNHVYDTPDALFAAADTLARQIANNPASAVQGAKQVLNYSLNKSIEDGLQYVAVWNSSQMQSDDFSEAMHATLERRQAEFNKKSERGY from the coding sequence ATGGAACAGACCTATCAATCCTTATCTTTACACCAGACCGACGGCGTAATGACCGTCACGCTGCTGGGTCCCGGCAAGGGCAACGCCATGGGGCCGGAGTTCTGGGATGAGCTGCCCCGCGCAATGGACGCTATCAACCAAATGCCCGACGTCCGGTGCATTGTGTTTCGCGGCAGTGGCGATCATTTCAGTTATGGCCTGAATGTGGGGCAGATGATGCCCCGGCTGGCCGCTATGACTACCGGCACCGTGCTGGCTGCCAAACGTGCCGAACTGATGGCGCAGATTCGGTTTATGCAATCGGGTTTTCAGAAAATGCACATTTCCCCGAAGCCCGTTATTGCCGCCGTGCATGGCTGGTGCATTGGCGGGGGCGTTAACATGATTGCCGCTGCCGACATCCGCCTTTGCTCGCGGGATGCCAAATTCAGCCTGCGCGAAGCCAAACTCGCCATCACCCCCGACATTGGTGGCTTACAGTGGCTCCCTACCATTATCGGGCAGGGTCTTACCCGCGAAATGGCCTTTACCGGTGCCGACTATGACGCGGCCTTTGCCGAACGCACTGGCCTGGTAAACCACGTGTACGACACGCCCGACGCTCTATTTGCCGCTGCCGACACGCTGGCCCGCCAAATTGCCAACAATCCGGCTTCAGCGGTGCAGGGTGCCAAACAGGTACTGAACTACAGCCTGAACAAATCCATCGAAGACGGGCTACAATACGTAGCGGTCTGGAATTCCAGCCAGATGCAATCCGACGATTTCAGCGAAGCCATGCATGCCACGCTCGAACGCCGACAAGCAGAGTTTAACAAAAAATCAGAGAGAGGGTATTAG
- a CDS encoding SDR family oxidoreductase, producing the protein MNAGMLRNDALKGKTIIVTGGGTGLGKSISRYLLQLGANVTICSRRQAVIDETAKELMAETGGQVLAVACDVRNPEQIEHVMAETIAKFGRIDGLLNNSAGNFISPTERLSYKAFDTIVDIVLRGTYYFTLAVGKYWIENQIKGTVLNISTTYATTGSGYVVPSAVAKGGALIMTKSLAAEWGKYGIRLNAIAPGPFPTKGAWDRLFPEPLASLMDPTSRIPLKRVGEHQELANLAAYLLSDFSGYMTGECVTLDGGEVLSNGEFNHLEKVTPEMWDMIGETIKQANRASKKEGQG; encoded by the coding sequence ATGAATGCAGGAATGCTGCGCAACGATGCGCTGAAAGGGAAAACCATTATTGTAACGGGCGGAGGCACGGGCCTCGGCAAATCCATTAGCCGCTATCTGCTTCAGTTGGGAGCCAACGTTACTATCTGTAGTCGTCGGCAGGCCGTGATTGACGAAACAGCCAAAGAACTGATGGCCGAGACTGGCGGGCAGGTACTGGCCGTTGCCTGCGACGTTCGCAACCCCGAACAGATTGAGCATGTCATGGCCGAAACCATTGCCAAATTTGGCCGGATTGACGGGTTGCTGAACAATTCGGCGGGTAATTTCATTAGCCCGACCGAGCGGCTGTCGTATAAAGCCTTCGATACGATTGTCGATATTGTGCTGCGCGGCACGTATTATTTTACGCTGGCCGTGGGCAAGTACTGGATTGAGAATCAGATTAAAGGCACGGTGCTGAACATCAGCACTACCTACGCCACCACAGGGTCTGGCTATGTGGTGCCGAGTGCCGTAGCTAAAGGCGGTGCGCTGATTATGACAAAATCATTGGCTGCTGAATGGGGCAAATACGGCATCCGGCTCAACGCCATCGCGCCCGGCCCTTTCCCCACCAAAGGCGCGTGGGACCGGCTCTTCCCCGAACCGCTGGCAAGTCTGATGGACCCCACGAGCCGCATCCCGCTCAAGCGTGTGGGCGAACATCAGGAATTAGCCAACTTAGCCGCCTACCTGCTCTCTGATTTTTCGGGCTACATGACCGGCGAGTGCGTTACCCTCGACGGGGGCGAAGTATTGTCGAACGGTGAGTTCAACCACCTCGAAAAAGTTACGCCTGAGATGTGGGACATGATCGGCGAAACCATCAAACAAGCCAACCGGGCCAGTAAGAAAGAAGGGCAAGGCTAA